One part of the Pirellulales bacterium genome encodes these proteins:
- a CDS encoding IS66 family transposase zinc-finger binding domain-containing protein, with protein sequence MSLLVTEERIARPAAEKPKSKKKRGGQPGHAKHERPLLPSGDCDHIEILKPAECRRCGTKLTGRDSAPLRPQVWELPAIKPHVTEYQRHRLACRHCGETTCAALPPGVPHSQAGPGVVKSWP encoded by the coding sequence ATGTCGCTGCTCGTCACGGAAGAACGGATCGCCCGGCCGGCGGCGGAGAAGCCGAAATCCAAGAAGAAGCGCGGTGGTCAGCCGGGGCACGCGAAGCACGAGCGGCCGCTGTTGCCTAGCGGCGACTGCGACCACATCGAGATTCTCAAACCCGCCGAGTGTCGCCGCTGCGGGACGAAACTCACAGGCCGCGACTCTGCGCCGTTGCGGCCTCAAGTGTGGGAACTGCCCGCGATCAAACCGCACGTCACCGAATACCAGCGGCACCGTCTCGCCTGTCGGCACTGTGGCGAAACGACCTGCGCCGCGCTTCCGCCGGGCGTGCCGCACAGCCAGGCCGGACCTGGGGTGGTAAAAAGTTGGCCTTAG
- a CDS encoding sigma-70 family RNA polymerase sigma factor gives MLTAASSTSARRERDDLYVELLTRHKSQLFRFIFALVHSLPDAEDLFQQTAITMWDKFGDFQPGTDFYAWACTIARFKALDFFKVRGRHRLPFSDELIEQIAQRNHWQEESRQAKLQALASCRSKLSKVDQELLATCYGGGGNIRAAAQQIGRPVGSVYDSLSRIRRALYTCIKQTLASDEQA, from the coding sequence ATGTTGACGGCTGCAAGCTCCACTTCAGCTCGACGCGAACGCGACGACCTGTACGTTGAATTGCTGACTCGCCACAAGAGCCAGTTGTTTCGCTTTATTTTCGCCCTCGTGCATAGTCTTCCGGATGCGGAAGATTTGTTCCAGCAAACAGCGATCACCATGTGGGACAAGTTTGGCGATTTTCAGCCAGGGACCGATTTTTACGCTTGGGCCTGCACGATCGCCCGCTTCAAGGCGCTCGACTTTTTTAAAGTCAGAGGACGGCATCGATTGCCGTTTTCCGACGAGTTGATCGAACAAATCGCCCAGCGCAACCATTGGCAAGAGGAATCGCGACAGGCCAAGCTACAGGCGCTGGCTAGTTGTCGGAGCAAACTCTCAAAAGTTGACCAAGAACTACTGGCTACCTGTTACGGCGGCGGCGGGAATATTCGAGCCGCCGCTCAACAAATCGGCAGACCGGTCGGTAGCGTGTATGACAGCTTGTCGCGCATCCGCCGAGCATTATACACCTGCATCAAGCAAACTTTGGCGAGTGACGAGCAAGCGTGA